One window of the Ureibacillus sp. FSL W7-1570 genome contains the following:
- a CDS encoding YceD family protein, producing the protein MKWSIHQLSKYRHTGMPIDTVVELDDVKKRNKDIRDISPVHIKGHCTIGNSQMTCQLHLTATLTLPCARTWEDVEFPVEVETVEVFSWADPELRGNDEDEDIHYIDGEVIDLKPVLEDLILLEVPMQVFKEGTEGTIKGGKDWSYYTEEELSQQNDKPKVDPRLAGLAKFFDQKDE; encoded by the coding sequence ATGAAATGGTCTATTCATCAACTATCAAAGTATCGCCATACTGGAATGCCGATTGATACAGTCGTCGAGCTGGATGATGTGAAAAAGCGAAATAAAGATATTCGCGATATTTCACCCGTTCATATAAAAGGTCACTGTACTATCGGAAATTCACAAATGACTTGTCAATTGCATTTGACAGCGACCTTAACCCTTCCCTGTGCCCGCACTTGGGAAGATGTTGAATTTCCTGTTGAAGTTGAGACGGTTGAAGTCTTCAGTTGGGCTGATCCAGAACTTCGGGGAAATGATGAAGATGAGGATATCCATTATATAGATGGAGAAGTCATCGATTTAAAACCGGTCTTGGAAGATTTGATTCTCCTTGAAGTACCGATGCAAGTGTTCAAGGAAGGCACTGAAGGTACCATCAAAGGCGGAAAAGACTGGAGTTATTATACAGAAGAAGAGTTAAGTCAACAAAATGACAAACCAAAAGTGGATCCAAGACTTGCTGGATTAGCTAAGTTTTTTGATCAAAAAGATGAATAA
- the rpmF gene encoding 50S ribosomal protein L32, producing the protein MAVPFRRTSKTAKRKRRTHYKLSVPGMVNCPNCGELTLSHHVCKSCGHYKGKEVVSK; encoded by the coding sequence ATGGCTGTACCATTTAGAAGAACTTCTAAAACTGCTAAAAGAAAACGCCGTACTCATTACAAATTATCAGTACCTGGTATGGTAAATTGCCCAAACTGCGGTGAACTAACTTTATCTCACCATGTTTGCAAATCTTGCGGACATTACAAAGGTAAAGAAGTGGTAAGCAAATAA
- a CDS encoding enoyl-CoA hydratase/isomerase family protein, protein MSYKIDLKDGILTFTIDREEKRNAVNDEVMDGLKQVIKHIKENKDVRFLVITGAGDRAFCSGGDLSEFHSLKTAEEAFGMLSKMGNILYELATLHVPTIALINGTAVGGGCEIATACDFRLVASHAKCGFIQGTLAITTGWGGGTYLFERGLRHDRALKMLIDAKPYTAEQLYEIGWAMRVFDGPKEEALEAFIEDMKKVHPSVHHAYKEIELRKWRERNVYGRVMEEIRLCAKLWESEEHEKAVERFLSKSSSKK, encoded by the coding sequence TTGTCTTACAAAATTGATCTAAAAGATGGGATCCTAACATTTACCATCGACAGGGAAGAAAAGAGAAATGCGGTTAATGACGAAGTGATGGATGGGTTGAAACAAGTCATTAAGCATATAAAAGAAAATAAAGACGTACGGTTTTTGGTCATCACCGGTGCGGGGGATAGAGCCTTCTGTTCCGGAGGGGATTTGTCGGAATTCCATAGTTTGAAAACGGCAGAGGAAGCCTTTGGAATGCTCAGCAAAATGGGGAATATTTTATATGAACTTGCTACATTGCATGTTCCAACCATTGCACTCATTAATGGGACAGCCGTTGGTGGAGGCTGCGAAATTGCCACAGCCTGCGATTTCCGGTTGGTGGCCAGCCACGCAAAATGCGGATTCATTCAAGGAACATTGGCCATTACGACTGGATGGGGTGGCGGAACTTATTTGTTTGAAAGAGGATTGCGCCATGATCGGGCGTTGAAAATGCTGATTGATGCCAAGCCTTATACGGCCGAGCAATTATATGAAATCGGCTGGGCGATGAGAGTGTTTGATGGTCCAAAAGAAGAGGCGTTGGAAGCGTTCATTGAGGATATGAAAAAAGTTCATCCTTCTGTCCACCATGCCTATAAAGAAATTGAACTTCGCAAATGGAGAGAGCGGAATGTCTATGGACGCGTGATGGAAGAAATCAGACTTTGCGCCAAACTTTGGGAAAGCGAAGAGCATGAAAAAGCGGTGGAACGTTTCTTGTCCAAGTCAAGCAGCAAAAAATAA
- a CDS encoding transcriptional regulator, whose product MEGKRRKDQWTPEDDEKLAEIVITAVQNGRTQLEAFAEAAQVLGRTKQACGFRWNKTLRQQYGQMLNSVRKRPKQLMRSHLKLALNSFDELTEAYNELELKYRELQTEHDRVLKWLQQGAVFIEQQQQKQQQ is encoded by the coding sequence ATGGAAGGGAAAAGAAGGAAAGATCAATGGACCCCTGAAGATGATGAAAAATTGGCAGAGATTGTGATAACTGCCGTTCAAAATGGAAGAACTCAATTGGAAGCTTTTGCAGAGGCTGCGCAAGTGCTGGGTCGTACAAAGCAAGCTTGCGGTTTCCGCTGGAATAAAACATTAAGGCAACAATACGGTCAAATGCTGAATAGTGTCAGAAAAAGACCGAAGCAACTAATGAGAAGCCATTTGAAACTTGCACTGAACAGTTTTGATGAATTGACGGAAGCGTATAATGAGCTTGAACTGAAATACCGGGAGCTTCAAACGGAACACGATCGCGTGTTAAAGTGGCTTCAACAAGGAGCCGTTTTCATTGAACAGCAGCAACAAAAGCAGCAGCAATAA
- a CDS encoding 2-dehydropantoate 2-reductase, whose translation MRKIVVIGAGSVGMLMASFLAEHFEVTVIVRRKEQEEAIRKHGIIRRNLDGTVTETFVNVTSGYAEIAGDSLVIVAVKYTHLKDVLPQLEKLSIDMPILFVQNGLAHFKEALKLPQKSIGFGSCQFGAQKENDHTVIHRGVGVLKLAVGRGNHEAYQSLLDVKNGLFPVQWVDDAETMLLEKALYNCFINPLTAILQVKNGDLATNGHARKLLEVLYEECMEAFPEQRKLISFQDVIALCEKTASNTSSMLQDRLMNKKTEVDSIVGAVIKKAEQKGKRLPTLKTLYHLVLAIEGEKT comes from the coding sequence ATGAGAAAGATTGTGGTGATTGGTGCAGGTTCTGTCGGAATGTTGATGGCTTCGTTTTTGGCCGAACATTTTGAAGTCACGGTGATCGTTCGAAGAAAAGAGCAGGAAGAAGCGATCCGTAAACATGGAATCATTAGAAGAAATTTGGATGGTACTGTTACGGAGACATTTGTGAATGTCACTTCCGGCTATGCGGAAATAGCAGGGGATTCATTAGTGATTGTGGCAGTGAAATATACTCATTTGAAAGATGTCTTGCCTCAGCTGGAAAAATTATCAATTGATATGCCCATTTTGTTTGTGCAGAACGGATTGGCCCATTTTAAAGAAGCGCTGAAACTGCCGCAAAAATCGATTGGTTTCGGATCCTGCCAATTTGGTGCGCAAAAGGAAAATGATCATACGGTTATTCATCGGGGTGTTGGTGTGTTAAAATTAGCGGTTGGTCGGGGAAATCATGAAGCATACCAATCCTTGCTTGATGTGAAGAATGGATTGTTCCCTGTCCAATGGGTTGATGATGCTGAAACGATGCTGTTGGAGAAGGCATTATACAATTGTTTCATCAACCCATTGACGGCGATACTGCAAGTGAAAAATGGCGACTTGGCGACAAATGGTCATGCCAGAAAATTGTTGGAAGTATTATATGAAGAATGCATGGAAGCTTTTCCGGAACAAAGAAAGCTTATATCTTTCCAAGATGTGATTGCATTATGTGAGAAAACGGCTTCCAACACTTCTTCCATGCTCCAGGATCGTTTGATGAACAAAAAAACGGAAGTGGATTCGATTGTAGGGGCTGTGATTAAAAAAGCGGAGCAAAAAGGAAAAAGATTGCCCACTCTAAAAACGTTATACCATTTAGTGTTGGCCATAGAGGGTGAAAAAACGTGA
- a CDS encoding DUF3397 family protein, which produces MKLVLAYVLGILILLPVAIFILSFLFFRKLLKKQVNSSFRLAADITTFVLFFSVTISITTLWGAPFSIVTISISLLIAMIMTYIDWRTQKEIEVVPLLRRIWRMQFLYLLIVYNIVWIVGIVQSVIFFVT; this is translated from the coding sequence GTGAAATTGGTATTGGCATATGTGCTTGGCATCCTGATATTATTACCGGTAGCGATTTTCATTCTATCTTTTCTGTTCTTCCGCAAACTCTTGAAAAAACAAGTGAACAGCAGTTTTCGGTTGGCTGCGGACATCACCACCTTTGTTCTGTTTTTCTCCGTCACCATCTCCATCACAACATTATGGGGGGCCCCATTTAGCATCGTGACCATTTCCATATCATTATTGATTGCCATGATTATGACTTATATAGACTGGAGAACCCAAAAAGAGATCGAAGTGGTTCCCCTTTTAAGAAGGATTTGGCGGATGCAATTTTTATACTTGTTGATCGTATATAACATCGTTTGGATAGTGGGCATTGTTCAAAGCGTCATTTTTTTTGTTACATAG
- the bshC gene encoding bacillithiol biosynthesis cysteine-adding enzyme BshC codes for MELERLSPVGNQLLSDFWAGSERLLSFYQYPYNDDSFRIRAGYLKEQQYDRKGLSNVIYQFMEPFGISQKSMEHLNKLENGALAVVGGQQAGLLTGPLYSVYKAISVILLAREQSEKLGIDVVPIFWIAGEDHDILEINHTFTIAEGVPKKRIYGTAPRHKTIASETRFDHAEMKAFIDEIFKDYGETEHTRGIYQSVLHHMNESETFTDFFSRLLNELFQEEGLLMIDSAFPPFRHYQSAFFQQIIQKNEAISAAVVEKERLFDKNGYGTPISAAEENANLFYVKDGERFLLERKNGDFVNLAANVKFTEDELLQLAERSPEKLSNNVVTRPLMQEMCLPVLAFVAGPGELQYWATLKDAFEILNLQMPILAPRLNITLVTRQAEQLLSEYDLTFEDVVNGQVEKIKQQFIESIQDAEAKNKIDHIRKMLEAEYEDLSRYLDSKQIHLEKILEKNKQYHFMQLDYLNKKVEQEVLLKHEHTIRRLNTIASELYPNDNWQERVYNPYQYLNIYGQSLISDLLKLPLKISNSHYLVKF; via the coding sequence ATGGAACTGGAAAGATTATCACCAGTTGGCAATCAGCTGTTATCTGATTTTTGGGCGGGAAGCGAACGATTATTGTCGTTTTACCAATATCCATACAACGACGATTCATTTCGCATAAGAGCCGGATATTTGAAAGAACAGCAATATGACAGAAAAGGTTTGAGCAATGTCATTTATCAATTTATGGAGCCTTTCGGAATTTCACAAAAATCGATGGAGCATTTAAATAAATTGGAAAACGGAGCGTTGGCGGTCGTTGGCGGACAACAGGCAGGGCTGCTTACGGGTCCGCTTTATTCTGTTTATAAAGCGATCAGTGTCATTTTATTGGCAAGAGAACAAAGTGAAAAATTGGGCATTGATGTGGTACCGATATTTTGGATTGCAGGGGAAGATCACGATATTCTTGAAATCAATCATACCTTCACGATTGCGGAAGGGGTGCCGAAAAAGAGAATTTATGGCACAGCTCCCCGCCATAAAACCATTGCTTCCGAAACCCGGTTTGATCATGCGGAAATGAAAGCTTTCATTGATGAAATTTTTAAAGATTATGGAGAAACGGAACATACACGGGGAATTTATCAATCGGTCCTCCATCATATGAATGAAAGCGAAACATTCACAGATTTCTTCTCCCGTTTACTGAACGAATTATTTCAAGAAGAAGGACTTTTGATGATTGATTCGGCGTTTCCGCCATTTCGACATTATCAATCCGCTTTTTTTCAACAAATCATCCAAAAAAATGAGGCAATCAGCGCGGCGGTTGTTGAAAAAGAGCGATTATTTGACAAAAACGGATATGGTACGCCGATTTCAGCGGCGGAGGAAAATGCGAACCTGTTTTATGTAAAAGACGGAGAACGATTTTTACTGGAAAGAAAAAATGGGGATTTTGTCAATTTGGCTGCAAACGTGAAATTTACGGAAGACGAGCTTTTGCAGCTTGCTGAACGGTCACCGGAAAAGTTGAGCAATAATGTGGTGACAAGACCATTGATGCAAGAAATGTGTTTGCCGGTATTGGCATTTGTGGCAGGTCCGGGTGAGCTTCAATATTGGGCGACATTAAAAGATGCTTTTGAAATATTGAATTTGCAGATGCCGATTTTGGCACCGAGATTAAACATTACCCTTGTCACGCGACAAGCGGAACAATTGCTTTCTGAATACGATCTGACTTTTGAAGATGTTGTAAATGGCCAAGTGGAAAAAATAAAACAACAATTTATCGAAAGCATTCAGGATGCGGAAGCGAAAAACAAAATCGATCATATTCGGAAAATGCTTGAAGCGGAATACGAAGACTTGTCCCGATATCTTGATTCGAAACAAATTCATTTGGAAAAGATACTGGAAAAAAATAAACAGTATCATTTCATGCAGCTGGATTATTTGAATAAAAAAGTTGAACAGGAAGTGCTGCTGAAGCATGAACATACGATCCGCAGATTAAACACCATTGCAAGTGAGTTATATCCGAATGACAATTGGCAAGAGCGGGTATACAATCCTTATCAGTATTTAAATATCTATGGACAAAGTCTTATTTCGGATTTATTAAAGTTGCCTTTGAAAATAAGTAATTCCCACTATTTAGTAAAATTTTAA
- the mraZ gene encoding division/cell wall cluster transcriptional repressor MraZ, producing the protein MFMGEYQHTVDAKGRLIIPSKFREALGNSFVITRGLDNCLFGYPMNEWRKLEEKLKDLPMTKKDARAFARFFFSGATEVELDKQGRINIPSNLAAYAKLEKECVILGVSTKIEIWSKELWEEYFNQAEESFNDIAENLIGFDF; encoded by the coding sequence ATGTTCATGGGAGAATATCAACACACCGTTGATGCCAAAGGACGTTTAATCATACCATCAAAATTTCGTGAAGCATTAGGCAATTCTTTTGTGATTACAAGAGGTCTTGATAACTGTCTTTTTGGCTATCCTATGAACGAATGGCGAAAGCTCGAAGAAAAATTAAAAGACTTGCCAATGACAAAAAAAGATGCGAGAGCGTTTGCCAGGTTCTTCTTCTCAGGGGCTACTGAAGTTGAATTGGATAAACAAGGGCGCATCAACATCCCATCGAATCTTGCTGCTTATGCCAAACTGGAAAAAGAATGTGTCATTTTGGGAGTCTCAACCAAAATTGAAATATGGTCAAAAGAGCTTTGGGAAGAATATTTCAACCAAGCAGAGGAGTCTTTCAACGATATTGCGGAAAATCTTATCGGTTTTGACTTCTAA
- the rsmH gene encoding 16S rRNA (cytosine(1402)-N(4))-methyltransferase RsmH: MFNHTTVLLKETVDGLNVKPDGIYVDCTLGGAGHSEYLVQQLSDAGRLICFDQDLNAIEHAKKRLEQYNDKITYVHSNFRYLKQQLDLLNIQKVDGILYDLGVSSPQLDTPERGFSYQHDAPLDMRMDQTQELTAYHIVNEWPYEALVRIFFRYGEEHFSKQIARKIESARKKGPIETTGQLAELIKEAIPASRRRTGGHPAKRVFQAIRIAVNDELGAIEDSLTDAIDLLRVGGRISVITFHSLEDRIVKTIFKEASSLPELPPGLPIIPDEFQPVLKIITKKPIVPSKEEIMANNRARSAKLRISEKIHEKGRG; encoded by the coding sequence ATGTTCAATCATACTACCGTATTGCTAAAAGAGACTGTCGATGGATTGAATGTCAAACCGGACGGAATCTATGTGGATTGTACGTTAGGTGGGGCCGGTCATAGCGAATATTTGGTTCAACAGCTTTCAGACGCGGGAAGATTGATTTGTTTTGATCAGGATTTAAATGCTATTGAGCATGCAAAAAAACGTTTGGAACAATACAACGATAAAATCACTTATGTTCATTCCAATTTCCGTTATTTAAAGCAACAATTGGATTTGCTAAATATTCAGAAAGTTGATGGCATTCTCTATGATTTGGGCGTTTCATCCCCACAATTGGACACTCCAGAGCGGGGATTCAGCTATCAACATGATGCTCCTTTGGACATGCGAATGGATCAGACCCAAGAATTGACTGCCTATCATATTGTGAACGAGTGGCCTTATGAAGCGTTAGTGCGCATTTTTTTTCGTTATGGAGAAGAACACTTTTCCAAGCAAATTGCCCGCAAAATTGAATCGGCAAGAAAAAAGGGACCAATCGAAACAACTGGACAGCTTGCGGAATTAATCAAAGAAGCGATTCCAGCATCCCGTCGTCGCACAGGCGGACATCCTGCAAAGAGAGTTTTCCAGGCAATCCGCATTGCGGTAAATGACGAGTTGGGAGCAATTGAAGATTCGCTTACTGATGCCATTGATTTGTTGCGTGTGGGTGGCCGTATCAGCGTCATTACATTCCATTCATTGGAAGACCGCATCGTCAAAACAATATTTAAAGAGGCTTCTTCATTGCCGGAGTTACCTCCAGGGTTACCAATCATTCCAGATGAATTCCAACCGGTATTAAAAATAATTACAAAAAAACCGATTGTGCCATCAAAGGAAGAAATAATGGCGAACAATCGGGCGAGATCGGCAAAACTGCGGATCTCGGAAAAAATTCATGAAAAAGGGCGTGGCTAA
- the ftsL gene encoding cell division protein FtsL, with protein MAVRVRQQIYYQHQEAPYEQPAIQPKTKQSPKKHRKIITAREKFLYIAFVILIATLSIFILHKQSSIQKTTIEIEKIEREIAEIEKQNVDLKVQVSELSTYERIWEKANSLGLTLKEDNVKVVPGE; from the coding sequence ATGGCAGTTCGTGTAAGGCAACAAATTTATTATCAGCATCAAGAAGCACCCTATGAACAACCCGCTATCCAACCTAAGACCAAACAGTCACCAAAGAAACACCGGAAAATCATCACAGCAAGGGAAAAGTTTCTATATATAGCATTTGTCATACTTATCGCAACACTATCCATATTCATTTTACATAAGCAAAGCTCTATTCAAAAAACAACGATCGAAATAGAGAAAATTGAAAGAGAAATTGCGGAAATTGAGAAACAAAATGTTGATTTAAAGGTGCAAGTCAGCGAATTATCAACATACGAAAGAATCTGGGAAAAAGCAAATTCACTCGGTTTGACTCTGAAAGAAGATAATGTAAAGGTTGTGCCGGGAGAATGA
- a CDS encoding penicillin-binding transpeptidase domain-containing protein, whose protein sequence is MKKKKFRFQWGAFLLFVFYGGLFFALLLRITFIQATGQVEGEQLKAKAAALYQKEAVITAERGKILDRNGNVIAEDTLSYRLIAIVNPVATTNPKKPQHVVDPEKTAEVLSKYISLDESEIYKILTKRRPDGRYYYQVEFGAAGRGISHEIKTKIEKEQLPGIKFVSDTKRYYPNGVFASHLIGFTQKEKQDDGTFLSVGKMGLELIYNKQLTGENGKIEYETDALHYLIPNREKMVKPAKNGDNIYLTIDKTIQNFLEDAMTNVYQEYNPEMMVGIVADAKTGEVLAMSQRPTFNPETREGLENNWLNYLTQEVIEPGSTMKTFTLAAAIDSGHWNPNATYQSGAYKVLDRTIRDHNVYGWGRITYLEGFQRSSNTAMANLLQTMGNDTFIRYLNAFGFGQKTGIDLPGEVTGTILTRYPINYVTTSFGQGSTVTPIQLVQAMTAITNDGVMMQPYVIDKIVDSSTGKVIEEHKPKEKGKPISASTAKQVRKILSSTVTSEVGTARNYHIDGYEVAGKTGTAQIPNPNGRGYLYGKNNYLYSFLGMAPADDPQLIVYVAVKRPKLKDTEVGSEPVAKVFKPVMENSLKYLNINPEDVKPVETVKIGKYIGKNADNLKQELESQGLKPIIIGEGGEIIDQYPKEGVSLLKNGLVFLKTDGAVTLPSFENWSLRNLLIYKSMSGINLEIVGEGYVESQSVSENTVITDSSPIVVKLKTPEESFVQNKEGTKEELPQD, encoded by the coding sequence ATGAAGAAAAAGAAATTTCGTTTTCAATGGGGAGCCTTTCTATTGTTCGTCTTTTATGGAGGGCTCTTTTTTGCATTATTGTTGAGGATTACGTTTATTCAAGCGACAGGTCAAGTGGAAGGGGAACAATTGAAGGCGAAAGCTGCGGCATTGTACCAAAAGGAAGCGGTGATCACTGCCGAAAGGGGCAAAATACTGGACCGGAACGGCAATGTGATTGCGGAGGACACGTTAAGTTACCGATTGATAGCCATCGTCAATCCGGTCGCAACAACAAACCCGAAAAAACCGCAGCATGTAGTGGACCCTGAAAAGACGGCGGAAGTGTTGTCAAAATATATTTCCCTGGATGAATCGGAAATTTATAAAATTTTAACAAAACGAAGACCGGATGGCCGCTATTATTACCAAGTGGAATTTGGCGCGGCAGGTAGAGGAATCAGCCACGAAATCAAAACTAAAATTGAAAAGGAACAATTGCCTGGAATTAAGTTTGTAAGTGATACCAAAAGATATTATCCAAATGGTGTCTTTGCCTCCCACTTAATCGGTTTTACGCAGAAGGAAAAGCAGGATGATGGAACATTCCTCTCTGTCGGAAAAATGGGGTTGGAGTTGATTTACAATAAACAATTGACCGGGGAAAACGGAAAGATTGAATACGAAACGGATGCATTGCATTATCTGATCCCGAACAGAGAAAAAATGGTCAAACCGGCGAAAAACGGAGACAACATATACTTGACGATTGATAAAACGATTCAAAACTTTTTGGAAGATGCCATGACAAATGTTTACCAAGAATATAATCCGGAAATGATGGTCGGCATTGTCGCGGATGCCAAAACGGGAGAAGTCCTCGCAATGTCCCAGCGTCCAACTTTCAATCCGGAAACGCGGGAAGGTTTGGAAAACAATTGGTTGAACTATCTCACCCAGGAAGTGATTGAACCGGGTTCCACAATGAAAACCTTCACATTGGCTGCAGCGATCGATTCCGGCCATTGGAATCCGAATGCCACCTATCAATCGGGCGCATATAAGGTGCTTGACAGAACAATCCGGGACCACAACGTTTACGGTTGGGGACGGATCACTTATTTGGAAGGTTTCCAACGCTCATCGAATACGGCGATGGCCAATTTGCTCCAAACAATGGGGAACGATACGTTCATTCGATATTTAAATGCATTCGGTTTCGGACAAAAGACAGGAATTGACTTGCCTGGGGAAGTAACCGGAACCATTTTGACCCGTTATCCCATCAACTATGTAACGACTTCATTCGGACAAGGATCTACGGTGACGCCGATACAACTTGTGCAGGCAATGACGGCCATCACCAATGATGGCGTGATGATGCAGCCGTATGTCATTGACAAAATAGTTGATTCTTCCACTGGAAAAGTGATTGAAGAACATAAACCGAAAGAAAAAGGAAAGCCGATTTCGGCAAGCACTGCAAAACAAGTAAGGAAAATATTGTCATCCACAGTCACTTCGGAAGTCGGTACTGCCAGAAACTATCACATTGACGGTTATGAAGTTGCAGGCAAAACAGGGACAGCCCAAATTCCGAATCCGAATGGAAGAGGCTATTTGTACGGCAAAAACAATTATTTGTATTCCTTTTTAGGGATGGCTCCTGCCGATGATCCCCAGTTGATCGTCTATGTGGCGGTAAAAAGACCGAAACTCAAAGATACTGAAGTAGGTTCTGAACCGGTGGCCAAAGTATTTAAACCTGTAATGGAAAACAGTTTGAAATATTTAAATATCAACCCCGAAGATGTGAAGCCGGTAGAAACGGTGAAAATCGGAAAGTATATAGGGAAAAATGCCGATAATCTAAAACAAGAATTGGAGAGTCAAGGTTTGAAACCGATCATTATCGGTGAAGGGGGAGAAATCATCGACCAATATCCGAAAGAGGGGGTATCCTTGTTGAAAAACGGCCTCGTCTTTTTAAAAACCGATGGCGCTGTGACATTGCCTTCATTTGAAAATTGGTCATTAAGAAATTTGCTCATCTATAAATCGATGTCCGGTATAAATCTTGAAATTGTGGGGGAAGGATATGTAGAAAGCCAAAGTGTTTCAGAAAATACGGTCATTACCGATTCATCACCAATCGTTGTAAAATTGAAAACGCCTGAAGAATCCTTTGTTCAAAATAAAGAGGGGACAAAAGAAGAGTTGCCACAAGATTAA